The following proteins are encoded in a genomic region of Pirellulales bacterium:
- a CDS encoding FeoB-associated Cys-rich membrane protein, which translates to MTDKRLAISRRLTEHIIQIMQNILALLIVAAAVGYLIRRGWRYFAARKSAAACASGCGSCSANEGNVVTNRLGTTKPLVTIDGLRSQRPQ; encoded by the coding sequence ATGACTGATAAGCGATTAGCAATTAGCCGGCGGCTAACGGAGCATATCATTCAGATCATGCAGAACATTTTAGCACTGTTGATTGTGGCGGCAGCGGTCGGATATTTGATCCGGCGGGGGTGGCGGTATTTTGCCGCGCGGAAATCGGCGGCCGCATGCGCCAGCGGGTGCGGAAGTTGCTCGGCCAACGAAGGCAATGTGGTAACTAACCGTTTGGGCACAACCAAACCGCTGGTGACGATCGATGGGTTACGATCGCAGCGGCCTCAATAG